The genomic stretch TAGCGCCCCAGTAGTGGGCCGCGCCGTAGAGCAGCCCCTGGATGACCACCACCGGGAGGGCCGAGTGGACGCACTCCTCGATGCCCTGCCACATCACGCCCCGAAACACGGTTTCTGAGACGGGAATGTTCACGACGGAGAATAACAGCCCCCCAAGGATGACGACGAAGGTGGCCCGATCGCTGAAAGCATCGGTAAATCCACTGAAATCAACATCCCCCGTGATATACCATACCACCAGGCCCGTAACGCTCAGCACCGTGCCGACGACCGTTATGAGGAGGGGTCCTTTTTCGATGCGTCCCATGGTGAATCCCCGGCGGCCGGGATGAAGCGCCGGCAGCCACAGAACCAGAAGCCCATAGATCGCCAGAGGCGCCGCCAGCATCAAAAAGAGTGAATAGAAGGGGAGGCAGCGCACGATGTAGGCCAGGGTGAGAAAGACCGCCGGGGCGAGAAGCCGTGACGCTCCCGTGAGAAAGACGAGGCACCCGGCCAGCAAAACGAGGCTGAAAGCCAGCTTTACATACACCGACGGCGACACCGGCAGCACCAGGGCAACGATGGCGAGCAGCGTAAAGGCACCCGCAGAAATCAGGCGGACGGGAAGGGGGGATGGAACCGTATCGTTCGATTGTGAATCGTCATGTATATCGTTCGACGAATGGTTTCCTTTTTCAGTATCCATCTATTTCCACTCTTTCATGGTGTGTAAGATGTAGGGAGGTCGGTTTTTATCTTCTCTCATCCACCTTCCGACGTCCTCAAACTGAATGCCGTTGTCTCCCTCATATGGTTTGGTGTGATACACGGCTGAGATCAATATTTCAGTGGGTATTCCACCTTGAAATGAATCGTATTATCATGTCACGATGATATATGATCCTGTGTGTCGCCAATATCGGGACGTTATTGACTTCGATTGGGCAGTGGCGGCCGAGGGTATTATATAATAAACGGCGGGTGTGGTAACGGAAAAAGCGGGCTGTTCGCCCGCTTTTTCTGAAAAGTGTTTATTTTCAGGTGTTTTTAATACTTCGCGAGAACATCTCGGGCGATGAGCACCCGCTGAATCTCCGATGTCCCCTCGCCGATTTCCCCCAGCTTCGCGTCCCGATAGAGCCGCTCCACCGGATATTCGGTCATATAGCCGTAGCCGCCGTGGACCTGAACCGCCCAGCTCGATATCTTCGTCGAGGCTTCCGAAGCGGTGAGCTTTGCGATGGAGGCCATTGTGGCCGCTTCAGGATCGTTCTTATCCTTGAGCCATGCGGCCTTGTAGATCAGCAGGCGGGATACATCGGTTAACACCTTCATGTCGGACAACCTGAATCCGACCATCTGAAATTTGCCGATGGGCTTTCCGAACTGCTGGCGCTCCTTGGCGTATTTGATCGACTCCTCCATACAGGCGACGGCGATGCCCAGGGCCACCACCGCCATGCCGATGCGCCCGTATTCCAGGGTCTTCATTGCCTGGATGAAGCCCTCGTTTTCAACGCCCAAAAGGTTTTCGGCGGGGACTTCGCAGTCATCGAAGAAGAGCTCGGATGTGGCGGCGCCCCGATACCCCATCTTGTCCAGGTGTTTTCCGGCGGAAAAGCCTTTCATCCCCTTTTCCACGATGAAGGAGCTGACGTTGCGTCCCTTCTCGTCCGGTTTCCCGGTTACGGCCATGACCACGGCGATGTCGGCGATGGGGCCGTTGCTGATGAAGGTTTTCGAGCCGTTGAGGATGTAGCGGTCGCCCTTTTTCCGGGCGGTGGTCTTGATGCTTATGGCGTCCGACCCGGCCTCGGGTTCCGTTAGTCCGAAGGCGCCGATCATATCCGTGGAGATGAGCTTCGGGAGGTATTTCTTTTTTTGAGCATCGGTGCCGAAATGAGCGATGGGAAGACCGCACAGGCCCAGGCTTCCGCCCACGGAGAGAAAGGTGGCGGCGCATACCCTGGCCAGCTCCTCCTGGGCCACGCACTGGGTTATCAGATCCTTACCGCTGCCGCCGTACTTCTCTTCGTGACACATACCGGTGTATCCGAACTCGGCAAGCTTCTTGAAGTTCTGCTTCATGATTGTGTCGGCCTCGGCGTGGTCGGCCTTGTCAAGTTTATCGGCGTTCGGTTTTATTTCATTATCGCAGAATTTTCGGAATGATTCCTGCAATGCCAATTGTTCATCATTGAGAGAATAATCCATTCTTCGTCTCCTCCTTACGACAACAGTAGCCTGGAAATGATCATACGCTGGATTTCCGAGGTACCGCCGCCGATCTGGGCCAGTTTCGTATCCCGAAATACCCGCTCCACCGGGTATTCGTGCATGTAGCCGTACCCGCCGTGGATCTGAACCGCCTCGGATACCGCAGGCATGCCCCAGTCCCCCACAAAGAGCTTCGCCACTGCGGCCTCCATGTGGTTCAGGGCTTTCCCCTGGTCCTTGCTCCAGGCGACTTTATAGACAAGGAGCCGCGACGCCTCGACAAAGCACTTGATATCTGCGAGCTTCTGCTGGATTGCCTGAAACTTGGCGATGGGGCGGCCGAACTGCTCCCGGTCTTTTGAATACTGGGTGCAGAGCTTCAGGACATACTCCATCCCGCCGACGAAGGGAGCAAGCAGCGCCGAGCGGTCCCACTCCAGGGTCTGAAGCGCCATGGGGAAGCCGTTGTTGATTTCGCCCAGGACGTTTTCCTCGGGCACCTCGCAGTCGTCGAAGTAGAGCTCCGCAGTGGAGGAAGTCTTCACGCCCATTTTCTTGAGGGTTTTGCTGACGCCGAATCCCTTGAAGTCCTTTTCGACGATGAAGGCGGAGATGCCCATGTGCCGCTTTTCCTTGTCGGTGGAGGCGTACACAACGCAGACGTCCGCGATGGGGCCGTTGGTGATGAACATCTTGGATCCGTTCAGGATGTATCGATCTCCCTTCTTGACGGCGGTGGTGGCGACAGACGCGGCGTCGGAGCCGGCGTTCGGCTCGGTCAGGGCCATGCAGCCCACCCATTCGCCGGTGGCCATTTTGGGAACGTATTTCTCTTTCTGTGCGGGCGTGCCGTGCTGATAGATGGTATCGGCGGAAAGATAGGTATGGGCGCCCCAGGAGAGGGTCAAACCGCCGTCGGCGCCTCCCTCAGACAGCGCTTCGGCCGCCATACACGAGGTAACCACATCGGCATTGGCGCCGCCATATTCCTCGGGGAAGTGAAGGCCCAAGAGACCGAACTCTCCCATCTTTTTCCAGGCCTCCCAGCAGAATTCCCCCTTCTCATCAAATTCTTCAGCCAGGGGGGCTATTTCGTTCTGGGAAAACTTGAGCACCTGTTCCCTGAAGGCCAGTTGCTCGTCGGTAAACGCGAAATCCATGTTTTCCTCCTTATAGTGCTGCCAGCAGCTCGAAATATGCGTGTGAACAATCTTATCGGATCATACCGTTGAGAAGTATCGTTGATACCATGTTGGAGGCGCTTTTCGCCTCCTCAATGGTGATACTCTTCTGATCTCTCAATATCCAAAGCAGCATCATACGCTCCACCGATCCGTAGATCGTGTAGGCCGTCATGGTGCTGTCGATATCCGGTTTGAATATGTTCGAATCCTTGCCGAGATCGACGATTTGTGTGATGAGGCTGAAGGCCTCAAGGAAATGACTGATGTTTTCATCGTTGAGAAACCGCGTGCTCTTTGTGACGTCCATGATCATCACTTCGATCATGGCCGGGTTGTTTTTATAGGAGTGAAAGAGAAAGGAGATGACCTTTCTGATCATTTCCGCCGGATCTGTCCCGGTTTCCATAATCGAGCGGATGGCGTCCAAAAACTGGTCCCACCTGGTTCTGAAAATGGAGAGCAGCAGGTCCTCTTTGTTCTTGAAATAATGGTATACCAGTCCGTAGGCGATGCCCGCCTCGTTGGCGATGTCCGATACCCGCGCGCCGTAATAGCCCTTTCTGGCGAATACCCGTATCGCCGCATCAAGGATGACCTGGGTCTTGTCCTGTTGGTTCACGTCGTTGTTCTGGCGGGTCTGTGTTTTGCGTTTGTTCTCTGATGTTTTGTTTTGACTCATGACAGTTGACGTAGCGGGGGCGATTGTTGAGTGCGGCGTCTGCTTGGACGGATCGCTCTATCGCGCGTTCACGACTCCTTATTTGAATGGATAACAGTGATTGAATAGATTGACTTGTCAATCAAGGAGTCTATACACTTGAGCGTCGTTTGTCAAGATAAAAAGGCGAACCGGCGGGACGAGGGGCGAAGACGAGGCCCGTTCGGTGCGGGTGCTGATACGGGAAATTGGCGATACCACAGGAATTCGGACCAATGGATTAACATGACCGCATCGGATCGGGGGATAAGAACATAAAACGTGCGTCGGGGGCGGCGTGCGGTATGTGTGTCAAAAGGTGTACGAGACACCCCTGATATGATATAGTCGTAAGGCCTGTATAACGGGCATCGTCGGTGACATCTGAGGAGGGAGCGTTTCGTGATTGATCTTTTCAGAATACGGGAGTCGAGGAAGGCCGGGCTGCCGCCGGGAACGCCGCTCCATGTGGGGGAGCGAAAGGTCGGCACGGTCACACTGCGCGCCATGTCGTATGACAAAGACGCCTTCAGGGAACGGGAGGGAATCTCGGTGGAGGAGGCGCTTGGCGAGCTGGACCGGCCCGAGACGACCTGGATCGATGTGGTGGGTGTTCACGATGAGGCGGTCCTCTCACAAATTGGAGCGGCCCAGGGCCTGCATCCCTTGACCATCGAGGACATCATGAACACCAACCAGCGGCCGAAGGTGGAAGAATACGATCACCTTCTCTTTATCGTCATGCATATGCTGTTCATCCCCGACGGGGGAGAAAAGATCGTCCGGGAACAGGTCAGCCTGGTGCTCATGGAGGGAAAGGTGATCTCGTTTCAGGAGCGGGACGGAGATGTGTTCGAGAATGTGCGGGATCGCATTCGAAAGGGGGGGGGGAGAATACGATCCATGGGGGCGGATTACCTGGCCTATGCCTTGGTGGACGCGATGGTGGACGCCTATTTCGTGGTGCTGGAGCACATCGGGGATCGCCTGGAGGAGCTGGAGGACGAGGTGCTGACCGGTGAAAACAAGGAAATCCTGGGCGAGCTTCACGACATGCGCCGGCGTATCATCGAGCTTCGGCGCTCCGTCTGGCCCTTTCGGGAGGTGATACACCGCCTGGTGGAAAATCCCGCACCGTTAATCGAGGCGGATACCGTGGTGTATCTGAGGGACGTGTTTGATCACACCATCCGGGTGGTCGAAATGGTCGAGAGCGTTCGGGATGTATTGAGCTCGATACTGGATTTGCACCTCTCGATGGTGAGCAACCGGATGAACGAGGTCATGAAGGTGCTGACGATCATCGCCACGATCTTCATCCCCCTGACGTTCGTCGCCGGTATCTACGGAATGAATTTTAAATACATGCCGGAGTTGGGCTGGAGATACGGATATCCCGCAGCGCTGGCATTGATGTTGTTCATGTTTCTCATGATGGTGAAATGGTTCAAGAGAAACGGGTGGTTTTGAGGGCCGGTGTGTGTGTCGGGAGCGGTCGGGACGTTTTCACTGAAGGGGTGTCCCGGACGTTTTCGAAGGCCTGTATGAAAAATCATATTGGAAATGCTGCCAAAGAGTGTGATATAATTCCGCACGACAACACACACGAAACGAGACAAGGAGTGAGTTTCATGTATTACAGAAAAGGCTTTTTTCAGAGCTTCATCGTGCCGCTTCTGGTGGTGGTGGGCCTGATGGTGGTTTCAGGCCTCATCTATCACGGCGCCGCCCACCTTGCGCCAAGTCCCCTCAGGACATTCCTGGTCAACGTCTTCGGGCTGGTGCTGTTCTTATCGATCTGGTTTTCGCCGATCCTCGGCGTGCCGCTCTCGTATTTTCGGGGCGCTTTGCAGATCGAGCGGGTCATCATAGCCTTCGCCAACCCGATACTCTGGATTATCAAGAACGAGCTGATGGTGACCTGTCAGTTCAGCGGGGTGGAGCTGATCTATTTTCTCTTTCTGCCCTGGTTCTTCGGCATCATCTGCGTGACGCTGTTTCTCTTTTCGGTCATGGAGATCATCAGCCGCTTCATTCACAGAAGGATCGAGCCGGAGGATCCGCCCCGGGTGCTCCCGGTGGGGATCATCATCACCCTGGTGCTGGGTTTGGCCGGCACCTATATCGGCCTGATTCGGGGGCAGGAGTGGGTGTACCTGGTGGTGCACCATTACGCCACCCATTTCCTCAACCAGTAGCGGGAGGCATCACATGACACGGAAAAAGAACGAAAACGGATTGTTTGATACATCTATCACCCGGCGGGACGCCCTGAAGCTGATGGGCGGTGCCGCGGCACTGGCGGGGGCCTCCGGCCTGGGATTCTCGGAAAATCTCTTCGCCCAGGGATCCAAAAAACCCAACGTGATCTTCATCCTCACCGACGATCACCGCTGGGACGTCATGGGCGCGATGGGCCATCCCTTCATCCAGACGCCGAATATGGACCGCCTGGCGAATGAGGGGGTCTTGTTCGAAAACGCCTTCGTGACTACATCGCTCTGCAGCCCCAGCCGGGCGAGTTTTCTGACCGGGCAGTACGCATCAACCCACGGGGTGGTCAACAACTTCAGCCGGTGGGACCCGGAAACGAACATCACCTACCTCCAGCACTTCAAGGAGGCGGGATACGCCACCGCCTTCATCGGCAAGTGGCACATGCCCGGCACCGGCACGGGACTGCCGGAGCTGCCGGGGGTGGACCTCTTCATCTCCTTTACCCGAAAGGACGGCCAGGGGGACTACTGGAACTGCCCCATCTACAAGAACTACGAGCTGGTGACGGAGCCGCGGAACCCCTACATCACCACGGATCTCACCGACTACGCAATCGACTTCGTGAAGGAGAACGCGGGGACGCCGTTCTGCATGTACCTCTCCCACAAGGCGGTCCATCACGACTGGCGGCCGCCGGAACACCTCAAGGGAAAATACGAGGACGCGGATCTCTCGTTCCTGGCCCCGGAGGGGGACAAGTACAACACCATGACCGGTAACAACTTCATCGAGGGCGGCATGGACGACATGCACACCCGCTACCGGAGATACTGCGAGTGCCTGGAATCGGTGGACGAGGAGCTTGGGCGGCTGCTTTCGACGCTGGAGGAGACCGGTCAGCTTGACAACACCGTCATCGTCTACGCCGGGGACAACGGCTACATCTTCGGAGAGCACAGGCTTATCGCCAAGCACTGCTCCTACGAGGAATCCATCCGCATCCCCTACGTCGTCCGGGCGCCGGGGATCATCCCCGATCCGGGCCGCCGGGCGGAGCAGATGGTGCTGAACCTGGATCTGTCGCCGTCGCTGTTGGAGCTCGCCGGGATACCGATTCCGGATTCGGTGCAGGGGGAGAGCTTTGCGCCCATCCTGCGCTCGGCGAAAGCACAGGGGAGGGAGTCCTTCGCCTACGAATTGTTCCGCGATTTCCCCTTCGGCGGGCGGGTGCCGCCCCACAAGGCGGTAAGGACCGAAAAGCACAAGTACGTCGAATGGGAGGCGTGCCGGGATCCGGAGCTGTATGACCTGGAGAACGATCCCCGAGAGATGAACAACCTCATCGGCACCGCCGAAGGCGATCTGCTGGCGCCGGAGCTGGCCGCGGAGCTGGAGAGCCTGCGCCAGCGGTTTAACCTCAAGCCGGGGATGGTGTAGCAAGTATTTTAGAAAATAAGGTAACCGAAAAGCGGGGCGTCGTGAAGGCGTCCCGCTTTCGTTTTTTGAAAATACAGAAAAGTATTTTAGGAATTTGCCCATTCATGTAGAGCTAGATCGAATATATTCTTTAGTGTTCGGGCAACTCTTTTGGTTAATTTGTATTCTTCTCTCCATTCTCTTCCTGGATGTAACCTGTTCCGAAAAACTCTAATAGTATCGAATGTGACTTTTATTGAATCATTAAGTGATTCATATGTATATATATTCTCTAAAAGATCCTTAAACTTAGCTTCCTCGAGTTTAACTTTTTTTGTTTTTTTGTTGGCAATTTTTGTCTCCAATACATCTTTCTCATATTTATATTTTAGTAAGGCCATAACTATACTTTCCAGAAGTATTCCAGTCAATGTTACTGTTGAAATTTTCAAATCATTTCCATTTGAAATGGATAATTCATCGTAAATGTCTATAATATTGAAATCTATTAGTGCATCATTACTATTTATCAAGGTTTTGATTCTTTCTTTAACTTTTTCAGGATTAACAACTGCTCTATAAATAGCTGCATTAAAGGCAGGTGTGAACAAGGCACCAAAAAATTTCCTTTTTTCATCTTCTGTAGTAAAATGAATACCTTCTTCAATCCTGTCTATAATACATAATTTTGTATATGTTGAAGTACCTTTACTGGGATGGTCATCCCTAATTTTTTCGAGTATTTCATTATCCTTTTTTGCTTCAAGCAAGTATTCCTTCGACTTATTAATATCAATAGGACCCCAAAGAGAGCCTAATTGCCATAGGATTTCCCCTTTATGTATATGACCGTATTTTGGTTCTAATACTTTTTTAAAGAAATCAAGAAGCTCTTCGTGGAAATCAATACAAGTTTGATATTCAAAATTCTCTAATAGTTGATTACGAAAGAATCTCGTATATTTTGCCCAAACCCCATAATTACTTTGACAAACTATATCTGGTCTGTCCAAATAATCCATCAACAAATCTTTTACTTTCGTAGGTTCAAATGCTCTAATATATTTTTCAAATAAAGACTTGAAATATTCTTCTTGAATCATTATAAACTCCATAGAGTGAATGGCATAAAATCTATTTAGCATACGATATCATAGCGTAAGAATAGTATATATAAAAAATACAATGCTTAAAGATGAAAATTTCTGAAAATATAAATCTTGAAAAACCAATAACATACATCGCCTGCTGTGGGTTTTACTGCAGGACGTGCAAGGTATATACGGACGGGCAGTGCCGGGGCTGTAAGCTGGGGTATGACACCGGGGAGCGGGACATCGTCCGGGCAAAGTGCAAGATAAAATTATGCTGTTTCAGGGATAACAAATTCGAGATCTGCGCCGATTGTGCGGATTTTCCCACGTGCGGGTTGATCCGGGGCAGGTTCACGGACTACAAGCTGAGGAGGAGCCTTGAGTTTCTCGATTTTATCAGGAGCGAGGGGTATCCCGCCTTCATTGAAAAAGCGGATACCTGGAAGGACTGCCTGGGGAAACTGGATTGAATCGAGGTCGCCGCGCGGTTCGGCGGCACTCTCCCGCCTGACAAATAAAAATCAGACACCATATAAAACTCACTCACCCTCGAAAAATCACTCCCCTCCCACGCACCGAAAGCCGAGGTCGTCACGCGCCGTCTCCGGGAAAGAAAAATGCGGTCTATAGAAACCGTCGAAAAATAGAAGAGAAAAAAGGAGATATCGGAACCTGTCTCTGAAAAGGGGGAAGCCGCCCCAATGGACGGCATGGGAGTGGACACGGTACGGAAGGTGCGTGTTTTTAATGCCTCCCTATTTATTTTGCAGCAAGACAGCATCCTGGTGATTTTCCATGCCTGTTGCTTTGATATCAATGACATCGAATAGTTTTCCCCATTCTCTCCTGATGTAGTCATGCGAATGATACGTATTTTGGTAGAAACTTGGTAATTGTATTCTCTCTCCGTAATTATCAAATTGTCTGTATAGGAACCCCTTGTTTGCCATGATTTCAGTTGTTTCCATGCCGCATTTCCCATAATGCTTTTCCCCGTGTGTTGTAAGAATGAGATACCCCTTCCGCTTTGTAATTCTTCTCAATTCGTTCAACCACGCACACTGCATATCCTCCGGCAAATGAGTGAATACACTTATTCCGTAAATGAAATCAAAAAAATTATCCTGGTATTCTGTCGGCGGCATGTGTGGAGAAACAGAGAAACTTCCATACTTGGAATAATTGTCGCTGAGCCATTCTATTGCTTCACTGTCAATATCGGTACCATATAAATCAGATGAAGGATGGACTATTTTCAAACATCTGATTACCCGACCACATCCGCAGCCAAAATCAAGAATTGTATTGAAATCCGTAAGCTCCTTCTCGACGGTTTTGAGGGCATCGTTGATATGATTACATACTCTGAATCCGCTTTGTATGAAGGTTGGTGCGTATCCACCAACCACTCTTACCTGGAGATGTTTTGGAGGCGGCAGGGGCATGTCGGATTCGTATTGAATGACGGATTTCAATTGTGTGAGCTCGACTTCTATATCCAAAACATGCGATCGAAGTGAATTGAGATCATCAACTATTGCATCAATTGTATATATATATTTGATTTTCCGCCGAATCACTCTCAGTACATTCAGAACACATTCCGGAAGAATCTTTTTGAGACATTCTTTCATGTTTTTCCATTGTGATCGGTTTAAAATGAAGTCAGATCTGCTGATTGATTATATTCAAATATGTTGTATTATCGACAAAATTCGATACATCTTATATTACTTATGAAGGTATATGTCAATCGGAATTTAAAAATCCCGGTATCGGGCGGTGGCATCCGACGCATTCGGCGCCATCTTGATCTTGAAAATTTTGAAATGCCTTCCGATGGTGGATTCTTGTATTGTCCGGACTGCAATACTATCCGATTCTTGATGATGAAATTGCAACGGGGGACTGTGGAGAAATATCGACAGCAGTACTCAGGTATATGATGGAAAGTGTAGAAAGCGGGAGAATCACCTCACTCCTTTTCCACGCATCGAAAGCCGAGGTTCGAAAGCGCCGTCTCCGGGAGAAGCGGGGTGCGGTCGTAAACCGTGGTCGGACGGGCGCTGTCCCACGCGCCGCCCCGGGCCGTCCGCACATCCCCCCTGATCGGCCCCTTGGGGTCGCTTTTCGGCGAGCGGGCGTAGTATTCCTCCCCGTAGCGATCCCGGGTCCACTCCATCACGTTTCCCGCCATGTCGAAAAGCCCGAAGCCGTTGGGGATATAGCTCATGACGGGCGTTATCGAGGTGAAGGAGCCCGCCAGGTTGCTTCGGAGCGCATCGAACTCGTCGCCCCAGGGATAGACCGCGTCGGGAATCCCCCCCCGGGCGGCGTATTCCCACTGGGCCTCGGTGGGGAGTTTCTTTCCCGCCCACTCGGCGTATGCCTGCGCCCCGTACCACGTCACCCCCACCGCCGGGTATTCGGCCATGCCCTTGTTCGGTGAGAACCTCCCGCTTTTCACCTCCACGTTGGCAACCCCCAGGTCCACCAGGGGGTTCCCGTCCAGGGCGATGGTGCCGATGTCGTCCAGGAACCGGGCGAAGTCGGCGGCCGTCACCTCGTGGGCGTCCATCGTGAAGGGAGAGAGCGTCACCTCGTGGGCCGGGGCGGCGTCGGCTTTGCCTCCGTTACTTCCCATCAGGAACGTCCCCC from Candidatus Zymogenaceae bacterium encodes the following:
- a CDS encoding class I SAM-dependent methyltransferase, with product MKECLKKILPECVLNVLRVIRRKIKYIYTIDAIVDDLNSLRSHVLDIEVELTQLKSVIQYESDMPLPPPKHLQVRVVGGYAPTFIQSGFRVCNHINDALKTVEKELTDFNTILDFGCGCGRVIRCLKIVHPSSDLYGTDIDSEAIEWLSDNYSKYGSFSVSPHMPPTEYQDNFFDFIYGISVFTHLPEDMQCAWLNELRRITKRKGYLILTTHGEKHYGKCGMETTEIMANKGFLYRQFDNYGERIQLPSFYQNTYHSHDYIRREWGKLFDVIDIKATGMENHQDAVLLQNK
- the corA gene encoding magnesium/cobalt transporter CorA; the protein is MSYDKDAFREREGISVEEALGELDRPETTWIDVVGVHDEAVLSQIGAAQGLHPLTIEDIMNTNQRPKVEEYDHLLFIVMHMLFIPDGGEKIVREQVSLVLMEGKVISFQERDGDVFENVRDRIRKGGGRIRSMGADYLAYALVDAMVDAYFVVLEHIGDRLEELEDEVLTGENKEILGELHDMRRRIIELRRSVWPFREVIHRLVENPAPLIEADTVVYLRDVFDHTIRVVEMVESVRDVLSSILDLHLSMVSNRMNEVMKVLTIIATIFIPLTFVAGIYGMNFKYMPELGWRYGYPAALALMLFMFLMMVKWFKRNGWF
- a CDS encoding sulfatase encodes the protein MTRKKNENGLFDTSITRRDALKLMGGAAALAGASGLGFSENLFAQGSKKPNVIFILTDDHRWDVMGAMGHPFIQTPNMDRLANEGVLFENAFVTTSLCSPSRASFLTGQYASTHGVVNNFSRWDPETNITYLQHFKEAGYATAFIGKWHMPGTGTGLPELPGVDLFISFTRKDGQGDYWNCPIYKNYELVTEPRNPYITTDLTDYAIDFVKENAGTPFCMYLSHKAVHHDWRPPEHLKGKYEDADLSFLAPEGDKYNTMTGNNFIEGGMDDMHTRYRRYCECLESVDEELGRLLSTLEETGQLDNTVIVYAGDNGYIFGEHRLIAKHCSYEESIRIPYVVRAPGIIPDPGRRAEQMVLNLDLSPSLLELAGIPIPDSVQGESFAPILRSAKAQGRESFAYELFRDFPFGGRVPPHKAVRTEKHKYVEWEACRDPELYDLENDPREMNNLIGTAEGDLLAPELAAELESLRQRFNLKPGMV
- a CDS encoding formylglycine-generating enzyme family protein; this encodes MKTAHIQKKTSLAPAVLLAVMLTVTASALLPVAAAAQELGDVVHLEGGTFLMGSNGGKADAAPAHEVTLSPFTMDAHEVTAADFARFLDDIGTIALDGNPLVDLGVANVEVKSGRFSPNKGMAEYPAVGVTWYGAQAYAEWAGKKLPTEAQWEYAARGGIPDAVYPWGDEFDALRSNLAGSFTSITPVMSYIPNGFGLFDMAGNVMEWTRDRYGEEYYARSPKSDPKGPIRGDVRTARGGAWDSARPTTVYDRTPLLPETALSNLGFRCVEKE
- a CDS encoding CPBP family intramembrane metalloprotease: MDTEKGNHSSNDIHDDSQSNDTVPSPLPVRLISAGAFTLLAIVALVLPVSPSVYVKLAFSLVLLAGCLVFLTGASRLLAPAVFLTLAYIVRCLPFYSLFLMLAAPLAIYGLLVLWLPALHPGRRGFTMGRIEKGPLLITVVGTVLSVTGLVVWYITGDVDFSGFTDAFSDRATFVVILGGLLFSVVNIPVSETVFRGVMWQGIEECVHSALPVVVIQGLLYGAAHYWGAIPNGWEGAILSGIYGLFLGVVRHTSKGLLLPMISHLCIDIGILVLVLHSLERL
- a CDS encoding acyl-CoA dehydrogenase family protein, which codes for MDYSLNDEQLALQESFRKFCDNEIKPNADKLDKADHAEADTIMKQNFKKLAEFGYTGMCHEEKYGGSGKDLITQCVAQEELARVCAATFLSVGGSLGLCGLPIAHFGTDAQKKKYLPKLISTDMIGAFGLTEPEAGSDAISIKTTARKKGDRYILNGSKTFISNGPIADIAVVMAVTGKPDEKGRNVSSFIVEKGMKGFSAGKHLDKMGYRGAATSELFFDDCEVPAENLLGVENEGFIQAMKTLEYGRIGMAVVALGIAVACMEESIKYAKERQQFGKPIGKFQMVGFRLSDMKVLTDVSRLLIYKAAWLKDKNDPEAATMASIAKLTASEASTKISSWAVQVHGGYGYMTEYPVERLYRDAKLGEIGEGTSEIQRVLIARDVLAKY
- a CDS encoding TetR/AcrR family transcriptional regulator, whose protein sequence is MNQQDKTQVILDAAIRVFARKGYYGARVSDIANEAGIAYGLVYHYFKNKEDLLLSIFRTRWDQFLDAIRSIMETGTDPAEMIRKVISFLFHSYKNNPAMIEVMIMDVTKSTRFLNDENISHFLEAFSLITQIVDLGKDSNIFKPDIDSTMTAYTIYGSVERMMLLWILRDQKSITIEEAKSASNMVSTILLNGMIR
- a CDS encoding acyl-CoA dehydrogenase family protein, yielding MDFAFTDEQLAFREQVLKFSQNEIAPLAEEFDEKGEFCWEAWKKMGEFGLLGLHFPEEYGGANADVVTSCMAAEALSEGGADGGLTLSWGAHTYLSADTIYQHGTPAQKEKYVPKMATGEWVGCMALTEPNAGSDAASVATTAVKKGDRYILNGSKMFITNGPIADVCVVYASTDKEKRHMGISAFIVEKDFKGFGVSKTLKKMGVKTSSTAELYFDDCEVPEENVLGEINNGFPMALQTLEWDRSALLAPFVGGMEYVLKLCTQYSKDREQFGRPIAKFQAIQQKLADIKCFVEASRLLVYKVAWSKDQGKALNHMEAAVAKLFVGDWGMPAVSEAVQIHGGYGYMHEYPVERVFRDTKLAQIGGGTSEIQRMIISRLLLS
- a CDS encoding DUF3795 domain-containing protein, coding for MKISENINLEKPITYIACCGFYCRTCKVYTDGQCRGCKLGYDTGERDIVRAKCKIKLCCFRDNKFEICADCADFPTCGLIRGRFTDYKLRRSLEFLDFIRSEGYPAFIEKADTWKDCLGKLD